The DNA segment ATAACAGAAACAAATCAATTTTGATGGAAgagatctatttttaaaaatacctctagtgctttttaaaatattaacaactGTTTTAAAATCACacctttttaaaatgtactattCTTTTCTGAACACTTTTCTTTCACAGATATGCCGGTGAAGTTAAAAAGATTTAGCTAAAATAGGATGACTTCAGAGGATATAGTCCCAACTATTAAGAAAGTTTGTACATTTGGCATTTGATCTAGTTCCAggtcaccaaaagaaaaagaaaaaagagaaagaaatagaacacCTCTTGTCAATGTGAAGCAATAGGTGGTATGCAGAATGTTCTAAATGAAGTGAAGCATTTGACAAGTTGTTGGGGCAGATCATAGGATACTTTTCTAATTCATTAACTGCCAACGAAAAGTCCTTTAGTTAcaacgttttttgttttttgttttttgttttttttttttttttttagatgtgttTTTCGAGTAGAACAGCACATTCAAACCTCTCGATGCCTGAATCCCTGACCTTCAACTTAAATACTTTGCAGGTGCCTGGTTGTTTACAGCTTACCATCACCACTCTGAAACCAACGAAGTGGCTTAAAAGCTTCTGcagataaaattaaaactttgATAAAATGGACGAGTAAGTTACCTTCCTCAGAGCACCAGTTCCCATGACCTATCTGAAACTGAATTCTcattcaggaaaaacaaacaaacaaacaaacaaacaccaaaacaaaaccctaaaactcaTCCTTTCACTCCCActgcctcccctgcctccccctctTGCGTGATTTTAAAGTTTGGTTGAGGCTTTCTGTTTGGTgtgggttatttgttttgttttgttgttttctctcatttgttgaCCGGCCCTACCAGGACTTGGCTCAATATAAACACAAAAATGCACCCAGATCATAAAACTGCTCTTCTTTCAGTCATGTTTTATTTGGAAGTGGACTGGGACACATCTCCCTGTTGTATGTTGGCGCACAGAAATGGTtctgatggggtggggtgggggtgggggcaatagAGCGAAGACATAACCAAGGAGAGAGCTCTGCAGACACAACATGGACAGGAGGATCAGTCAGTGAGACATTTCAGGATTAACACTGGCAGTTTGTAACCACTGTGTGTGGGCCTGtgcatgaaagaaaatatttacaataatgTGTTTTCAGTGGAAACAGGCAGTAGACTGTGAAATCACACTATCCACAAAAAAATGGTCTACCAGAAAGCTAGCCCAGTTTAGTGCTCAGTTTCAAATGCATAGAATGTTTTGTGCTGCAAACAATGACATAcaacataattaaataaataacaacgCCTACCCAGAGTGAGACCTAATCACATTTCTTTCTGCACCTTTCGAGCCATGCATGATTTCAGTCTTGTTAAACAGTGCTTCCCCCCTTATCTCTTCCGTTTTCATCTTTAGTTATGGTTAAATGATAGTAACAGACCATCTCCACATGAGATCCAAAGGGGATCTTCTACACAACAAAGCAGGCATTTCACTAaaccacatttctctctctctctctttctttctcaaactGTCTTTCTCAAAAAATTTTTCCTTAAAATCCGTCAGCAGCTTGGATTATTAGTATGAAATATCACACATGATTTTCTATTTTGGAAACTCATAGTGCAAATTGAAGTTTTTGTGACTCAACATTTATCCCCGGTAATAAATGATCcttgaataacaacaacaagaacaacaacaacaacagggaaACACTGTTCCCCTTCCCCCAGGTAAGTGCAGACCTATTTGAAACGAACAAGGTGGGAGGGGCTTTAAATCTTTaaatctcttcctttcttctgggaTTTTAGGTGATTTTTCTTACATGGGACTCCTGCCCCCAAATGAGAGCAGAAACTTCTCAGCTTTTCAACAACTTCACGGTTCTCcaaaggagggagacagggacCTAGAAGAGCGAGATGGGCTGTATTCAGTGGAGAGAAGTGGAAACGGAAGCAAGTTTCTTCCCTAAGATCTCCCACCCTCTCTTAATAAGTGCGATGGCAGAGTTTGAATccgaactaaaaaaaaaaaaaaaaaaaaaaacagagggcaCTCTAAAGTTCTAGAagtaggatggggggggggggacactgtCAGATAATTTGTTCATGGATCcatgaagaaaattataaaagtaaaacCCTACTGTAGGTATGGTCATTTAATTATCCcagaataaattctttttttttttcggagAACCTAATTTCTGTCTTTTGAGTTCTCATTGCCTCAAGACCTGACCAAGACCACAAGACTGAGGCCATTGGCTCCTGGGAAATGAAGATTCGGTGTGAATGACCAGGCAGCCTCCCCAAGCGCATGTAAGCTAAGCTCCAGATGCTGAGTGGAAGCCAAGCCTGGAGTCTCTTTGGAAGAGAGGAAATAAACCAAAGAGGGTGCAGGTGTGAGACTTTAGAAGGGAAAGTTAAACACAGGACTAGCTTTCTGCCCGGAAGCTCAAGGTGCAGGCTGATAGATTTCCTATGTGACTCACTTGTGCTTGGGAAGTTGGGGCGGTGGTAGTAATGGTACTGCTGCTTTCTCTTCCTTGGGGGTAAACGAGGCTGCAGAATACTGCTCCCAGGAGTTAAGTTCCTAAAGCATCTTTGCCCCCCCCCTTATTTGTCtagtgttttatgttttgtttttggtgatgGTTGGTAGTTTTATCTTTGTACATAGTTCCTTGGTCCCCAGATGATTTTGTAAGTGTCTCTGGTCAAGATCCCCAGTTCTTCACCCATCTttccctcccaccctgctccccagaaCCATCCTGCTTCTCGAAACCCCCCCAGCTCCAGTCTTTGcgtttctcccccaccccccaggccctGCTCACCTAAACGTCCCCCATTCTCTCCTGCCATCCCAAACTTTCTCCACACCCACACCCCTGTTCTCTAGGCTGGGGGACAGCTAGGGCCGGGTGCAGAGTGGAGCTGAGGGAAGGGCAAGAAAAGGAACTCCCCAAATGCAGGCAGGATAACGGACAGTCTAAATGAGGGGAAGTGGGCCAGAGGGAGCCCCAGAAACGCACCCCTCAGCTCCCCAGTGTGCCCCACCCGGCGTCTCACACCCTCCTCAGTAAGTGGCAGAGAATTTCATCcgcttctgcttctgtctctggttGCAAAACCACACCCGCACCACGTTCTTTTTGAGGTCCAGTTTCTCGGCGATGGCGGCGATCTTCTCAGACGAGGGCCGGGGTTGTACGGCAAAATAGGCCTCGAGGGAGCGCTTCTCGGGCGCGGCGATGGAAGTCCGCTTGCGCTTCTTCTCGCCGCCGTTGAAGAGCTCCggcttgttcattttctcacgCTGCGCGCCCTCGGCCTCCTCCAGCCACGCCTGCAGGATGGGCTTGAGCGCGATCATGTTGTTGTGCGAGAGCGTGAGCGACTCGAACCTGCAGATGGTGCTCTGGCTGAGCGAGCCCACGCCCGGGATCTTGAGGTTGGCCAGCGCCGAGCCCACGTCGGCCTGCGTCACGCCCAGCTTGATGCGCCGCTGCTTGAAGCGCTCGGCGAACGCCTCGAGCTCGCGCGGGTCCGTGTCCGAGTCGCAGATGGACGCCAGGCCCGCCGCGCCCACCACCGCCGCCGCGGCCGACGCCGCCGCCACCtgccccgccgccgccgccgccgctgccgccgccgcgcCGTGGTGCGCCGCCGCGGCCACGAGCCCGGGATGCGGCAGCCCGGACGGCATGTTCatggccgccgccgccgcggggTGCGACAGGTGGCCCAGGCCGTGCATGTGCGGGTGCGGATGCGCCGAGCCGCCCAAGAGCCCGCCGCccgggccgccgccgccgccccccgggccgccgccgccgccgccacccccGGGGCCGCCGCCGCCCGGGCCACCGCCGCCCCCCGGTCCGCCTCCGCCCCCGGGGCCGTCGTgggcgccgccgccgcctcccgcCGCGCCTGCGCCCCCTGCGCCGGCCATGAGCGCGAGCGACGGCGACGAGATGTGGTCCAGCAGGTCACCGGGCTCGAgcgcctggtggtggtggtggtggtggtggtggtgcgccAGCGGCACGGTGGACGTGGACGTGCAGGGCACGCTATTCATCGTGTGGTACGTGGCGTCCGGCTTGAAAGGGTGGCTCTTGCCCTGGGACACCGCGATGTCCACGGCCGCCAGCGCCTCGGCCCGCGCCAGCAGCGTCTCGTCCAGGCTGGCGAAGAGGTTGCTCTGCAGCTGCAGGcgacacaaaccaaaccaaaaagaaaaggaaagaaaaaaaaaagaagaaagaaaaagaaaaaaaaagaaaaaaggggggacaaacaccaaagaaaccacaaaacaaacacacaagcaggAAAGCACGGGCAAAAGGCAAAACACAAAGCGACCAAAATAACAACGGGGGGTGGGAAGAGCAGGGTCAACGGAGGACCGGGGGACGATTTGAGAACATGCCGGGGTGGGGGAAATAGAAGGGGAGAGGCACAGGGCCAGGGAAGGGTAGAAGGGGACGCACACGGAAACACATTCCGGGGAAGACAGTGGGAGACGACAAAAAAGAgcgaaaagaagaagaaaaagaagaaatggagatgTCACTCGAAGCTAAGGACCCGTGCCACACACCCGAACGAgaaagcgagcgagcgagcgagcgagcgagcgagcgagcagaGATCGCCTTGTGCAGGCGTAAAATTAACCGACAAAGTGGAGCCAAGTCGACAGCCGCGGCCCGAGAGCTCCCCGCGGATGGCAGGCGCTGGACAGAGGCACAGGCGGATGGGACCCGGGCCTCCAGCGGCCCCGGGCCACGCGTGCCTGGCAGCGGGATCCCTCTAAGAGCAGTCCCGCCCGCGGGAGCGGGGCCCGGAGCCGCCCGGGGCAGCTGCCGCCAGGCAGCGGCGCGGAGCGGGGGAGGGGGCGAGCGCGCGGGCCGGGACCGGGGCCGCGGGCGTGGGGCGCTTACCGGCGGCGTGGGCAGGCAGGCCCGCCGGATGGCCTCGGAGCTGGAGTGCAGCGACGGGTACTTGTGCTCAGGGAGGGTGGGATGCATGGCAAAGTGAGGCTGCTTGCTGTTCATGGACATCATCTTGGCGCCTTGGCATGTAAAAATCCACAAAACACTCGCAAAGTCCGCGGCAAAGTGCGCACGCCGGCTCGCCCGGCCTCCGTCCCGAGGCTGCGCTCGCTCGCACTGCTCGGCGGCTCCGCTCGGAGGCTCGCCGcgggggctgctgctgctgctgctgccgctgctgcgcCGGCGAGCGCAGCCCGCTGCCTCGGACCGACCGCGCAGAGCGCCCGCCCGCCGGCCCGCGCGCAGGTCCCGCGATCCCGCTTCTCCGAGAGCTCTAGCCCCGGCGCGCCGACGGGCTGCGCTCCTCTTACACCTGAGCCCCACTTCTCGCGGCCGGCCCGGGCAGCTCTCGCGAGAGCTCGCGGGCCCCGCCGCGCTGACAGACAGCAGCTGTCTCCGTCTGTCTGGCGCGCGCCCTCCCCGCGGCCGCGGCGCCGTGCTTGGGCGAGcgagcgggcgggcgggcgcgcgCGCGCTCGTCGAGCCGCGACCGGCGGCGGCGCGTGGGAGCCGCTCTTATAGTGACCACCAGCAAGGACAAGGCAGGTGATGCACCTGTAGCTGGCCAGGCATGCGCGCTGCAGGTCCCACCTTGCCTCCGCCGGTCTGCAAAGATCAAAAAGGGCCCGTTATTGTTGAAGGGTAGGAACCTTTTGGAGGAAGAAAGCCAGGATGCAAGCACTCCTCTCGGGTGTGTTTTCCTCCCAGAATATATGCGCATTATTTAGGCACACCTCCACTACCCGGTGCCTAACAAGCTGTTATATAATGTATACAGAGAGGCATTTGTATGTTAAATTATGCCCGTGCATTCCTCTGTATATGGAGAAAAATAGCAACACAGAAATGCGCTGTGGATGATGCTGTCTTTATGCTGCAAGAACCTGTTTCTTTCATGGTTTATAAATAGGCTCCCGGAGAATAATAGCCATGACAGACAGTTGTTTGAAGCAGTCAGACGCTATTGATTTCCACGTAATTTAATTTCTCTGCATACTTTGTTGTTGTGAATATAACTGTGTCAGGCACCACCAGTGACAGTCACTTAGGAGCAGTAAGGAGTGTGTGCTTTCTACTCGGGAAAAGCTGTTGAAATGAAATTGTGCATTTCTCTTATTGTTTGTCTCCTTTAACCGTGTACAAACTCACATTTCAAAGGAGCTCTAGGTGATCTGAGGCTTTGAGTcatcaaaaaggaaaaatagtAAACAGGGTGTAGCCGAGATCTTTATCTTTTCCTCTccagtgagacacacacacacacacacacacacacacacttttttcccCCCTGGAAACTCCAGGAAAAGAAATCCACTTCAGAGAAAAGGGAATAAGATGTTGAAAAGAGAACTTTCTTTCACATCGCTTTGGACCCTTGCTTTTTATATCTGCCTGCTTACAGTATTTTTCTTACCTGGGATACAGAATGAAGCTAATCTATAGATTgtaattcaaaatgtaaattcaAATCAGATAGAAGGAACTGGTATGCTATCTAGTCCAGCCTTcaataatagtaacaacaacaactgtGAAATGAAGACctatgaagaagaaataaattaatgaacCTGTTATATTACCCTCATGTAGCAgcagatcaagggcctctctggGGAGCCTCAGCTTGGGTGCCTAAGTCCCTAAGGATACAGTCCTTGCCTAGGGTGATAATAACGGTCCAGATGTTATCACATCTGCTGGCTAGAGAGCCTGAGAGAGACAAGAAACTGCTTATGGGAAGCAGAGATCAGATACATAATCTTTCAGGTCACTCGCACAACAAGAAGGTCTGCATTTCCACCAAAGAGGAGATCTCATTTCTGCAAACCCAAATCTTTGGTCCAGCagatttgtatttttcctttgctttagAGAGTGTATATCTTCAGGACACCCACGAGTTTATTCAGATTCCAAGAAGAGCCCACAGACATcactggcttttctttcttctctttcctttctgccctcccaacccctccctttcttctagCCTGAGAGGGAAGTGAGAAGGATGTTCATTTGCTGGTGCAAGAAGGAGCCACTTCTTCATCCATTATGTGGCTCCCCTGGGAGCGCTAAATGCAACTCTATCTCAGCGGGAAATGGACTATGAGCGGGACATCGCCGGAGGGAAAGAGTGAGTCCAATGGTCTGGGCCCCACTGGGTGTCCAGGCTTAACCTAACCCTTCCTGACACCCACTGCAGTGGCTCCTTACACCCTCTCTCTAGGGGTGTAAGACGGAATGCCTTGCCTTCTTAGGAGCAAGCCTCAGCAGTCCTGTCCAAGTCCCAAAGGAAATGCTTGCCGCTAGGGACCTTAAATGACAGATAGAAAGGCAAATAGAGTAGCTTTGTGGCCAGATGGATCCATTGGGTAGGGGCTGGAGGGCGCATGTCTTTAGCTACTCTAAGCTAATCTTAGTTCACCCCCTGTTCACAGGAGACTTGTGGACTCAGCCTGGAGAGGCAAGGGCCTGAAGTCAGGAGCTATCCTAACTAACTCACCTCTCTTTGGCAACAGGGgtaatttttcttctgtttctttctctaaatAAGGCCAGAAGGCTCCCAACCATAGGAAAAATGGCCCCCTCAGTCCACCCCCATCCCGTCCCTTGCCCCCGCCTTGGGAATAGAAACATAGGGACTGTGGGCCCAATCCAAAGGTCTTTCTTGTCTCCTTTGTTTTCTGCCATGACACTTGCAACATACAGACCTTTATCAAACAATATTTGTACTTAGAAAAGAGGAGGGCCGGGGACAAGGGATAAGGGCAGGGAAGGTTCAAGAAGCCAAGGATGACCGAGGGTTTCAAGATCTGTGGAGGGTTCTCCTTATGACAGAGCCTGACACAGGGTGCAGTTGCCCTAAGCAGATGCcccctgtgtgttcttttcaagcccctctctccccacccccaccccacccccaacagcttctttatcttctttcttaACTGTTTGCTCAGTCCTGGTCTGGACCAGTACAAGACACCGAAGACAAAAGGAGCTATAATTTACAAGTGTCTGATTTCTGGGAGTTGATGGTCTAAGAGCATTGGGAAGACATggggagagggtgtgtgtgttatAAGCGTAGTATTTGTGATGAGAGATTGTCAAGCAGAAGTACACAGTGATGCTTGGGGAACCATCCTGCTGAAGGCTGGACACCCTCAGCTCCACACTGCCCTGGGACACTCCCTTAGGAAGTGTGGAAGGACAGGGTGGCAGCCTAGGCTCTGCATCCCCCGCCCCCACAtcgctgctgctgcttccttttCCTGGCTTGGCAACTGCTGTAACTAGCTGGCCCCTGCCTGTGCTAATAGTCCCCAGATGGGGTCTGCACCTTGGCATGGATTCTGGTGCAATTTCCCCACCTTCTTCTTGTTTAACGACCAGCACAGATTATCCTCACCCTATCTCATAGCTTTGCATTTTATCAAGAGAGGGGTAATGAGTGCACAGTTATTGATTTCCAAGGaatttctgccccccccccccccccagggacgGTGAGCCTATCATCTGGATCAGAGACACATTTCTTTCCCTCATTAAttaattttctcctcctcctttggcAGC comes from the Mus musculus strain C57BL/6J chromosome 14, GRCm38.p6 C57BL/6J genome and includes:
- the Pou4f1 gene encoding POU domain, class 4, transcription factor 1 isoform X1; its protein translation is MMSMNSKQPHFAMHPTLPEHKYPSLHSSSEAIRRACLPTPPLQSNLFASLDETLLARAEALAAVDIAVSQGKSHPFKPDATYHTMNSVPCTSTSTVPLAHHHHHHHHHQALEPGDLLDHISSPSLALMAGAGGAGAAGGGGGAHDGPGGGGGPGGGGGPGGGGPGGGGGGGGPGGGGGGPGGGLLGGSAHPHPHMHGLGHLSHPAAAAAMNMPSGLPHPGLVAAAAHHGAAAAAAAAAAGQVAAASAAAAVVGAAGLASICDSDTDPRELEAFAERFKQRRIKLGVTQADVGSALANLKIPGVGSLSQSTICRFESLTLSHNNMIALKPILQAWLEEAEGAQREKMNKPELFNGGEKKRKRTSIAAPEKRSLEAYFAVQPRPSSEKIAAIAEKLDLKKNVVRVWFCNQRQKQKRMKFSATY